The window GTCGACCTCGCGCTCGGCGACCCCGTCCTCGCGCTCAGCGGCGTGGCGATCGCGGCCGCCGCGGCGCTCGCGGGACACCGAAAGGCGAGCGCGCTTTCGGTGGCGGTCGCCGGTGTCGCCGTCGCGCTCGCCGCCGCTGGGGTCCCGACGCCGCGGCTCCCGGGTGCGCCGCCGCTGCCCGCCCTCGGTGCGGCCGTCACTCGGAGCACGATCGACGGGGTGTTCGCGCAGCTCGCGATGACGATCGGCAACGCCGCGCTGGCGACCTCCCTGCTGTTCGCCGACCTGTTCGACGCCGACGTGACGGCGGACGAGCTATCGACGAGCATGGGCGTGACGAACCTGCTCGCGGTGCCGATGGGGGGGATACCGATGTGTCACGGCTGTGACGGCGTGGCCGGCAAGCACGCGTTCGGCGCGCGAACAGGAGGCGCGAACGTCGTTCTCGGGGCCGGCTACCTCGTCGCCGCCCTCTTTGCGACCCCCGCGCTTCTCGCCGCGTTCCCCGTGGCGATGCTCGGCGCGCTGCTCGCGATCGTCGCCGTCTCGCTCGCGCGCAACGTCACCGACTCCGGAAACCTGGCGCTCTCGGTTGGGATCGGCGTCGTCGCGCTGGCGACGAACCTCGGCGTGGCGTTCCTGCTCGGGGTCGTCATGCACCTCGCGTGGGAGCGCGTCGAGACGGAGCGCGCTGCGTGAGAGATGAGGCGTGCGAGGGGACAGGCTCCGGTGGCGCGCCTCCGAGTGGTCGCCGGCGGCGGCGGCCACGAGGAGCCCGCGAGGGACGCCGCGAGCGCCTAATAACGGCGCGAGCGGCGAGGCTGGGGAGGTGTGTGGTGTGGGACGGTCGTAGGGCGGTCGCGGAGCGGTCGCAGGGCGGTCGCGGAGCGGTCGCAGGGCGGTCGCGGAGCGGTCGCAGGGCGGTCGCGAGGCGAGGTGGGACTCAACGGAGTCGCCTCGCGGCTGGGGCGTTGGCAGCGTGCTTCGCGTCAGCGGCTGGTCGGTACTCGACGGAGGAACAACCGACCGGTGTGACCCGGTACTTCCGGCTGCATCGGCGCTCACCAGATATCGAGCTGCGTCCGGCGCGCAGTCAGGGAAGCTAAACCGCTCGCCGACCTACGTAATTTACATATGCAGTTCTGTGACGACTGCGGCTCGATGATGGTCTCGGTCGATGGCGAGATGGTGTGTCAAAACGACGATTGCGGTGCGACCACCGAACGCGACGAGGAACTCGCCGCGCAGTTCGAATCCACCGCCGAACAGACCGGCGACGAGGTGATCGAGACGGAAGAGGGCGCGAACTTCGAGGGGAAGCCCACCGCGACCGACGTCGTCTGCGAGGAGTGCGGCCACGGCGAAGCGTGGTACACGATCAAACAGACGGGCGCGGCCGACGAACCGCCGACGCGATTCTTTAAATGCAAGGAGTGCGGGCGGCGCTGGCGCGGCTACAACTGACCGCGACGGGGAGTGGTCACGGGGTGGAGGCTTCGTCCACCCGCCCGATCACCTCACCGGCGACTGGCAGGTCCACGTCCGGCAGTTCCCCGCGCTCGATAGTGTGGATCCTATGGGGCGGATCCATCGTCGCGCCGCTGGCGCACCTGCGTACGGGGGCGCTCGCCTCCCCGCGGCAGACGGCTGGCGGCGGAGCGGCTCGGACCCCCGACGCGCGCGACGTGGTCGCCCCGCCTGATCGGTGGTTTACTCCTTGATCGAGCGGCCCGATGCCTTGACACACACAAACACACACCATGGCTTTGCAGTCTATCGATTTATTCGAGTTAGTCCGGATTACCGTCGTAAATCCGATCGAAACGCGGCCTAATCCCGGTACAGCGTTTCGGCGGTTCATATGGCTCGGCGCGGGAGGGGAGCCACGATGAACACCGAACGCATCGCACTGGTCGCGGTCACGCTGGCACTCGTCGTCGGCGGTCTCGCGACGCTTTTCGCACCGACCGTTGTCTCCGGACCGGGCAGCGCTCCCGCCCAAGCGGCGACCACCACCGCCGTCGCCGACGGCGGACTCGGGTCGCTGTTCGGAATCGTGCTCTGGGGCGTGACGCTCCTCTTCGGGGCGACCGCGCTCGTCTGGTTCGTGCTCACGGGGATCGTGGGCGCGGGCTACGAGCCCCCGCCGAACGAGTACGGCCTCGACGAGATACAGGTTCGTATCATGACCGTCGACGCCGCCGAGGTCGTTCAGGACACCGTCGATTCCCTGCCCGATGGGCTCGACGACGTCCACGTGATCGCGGAGTCGGACATTGACGTGACCGGGGCAACGGTCCACGCCGTCCCGGAGGAATTCACCTGTCGCGCGGTCCGCAAGGGTCGCGCGCAGGAGTGGGCCCGGCAGGCGCTGGACTGTCAGACGGAGTTCATCCTCTATCTCGACGAAGACAGCATCGTCGAGTCGTTCGACGGGCTGCCGGACGCGGACGTCGTTCAACTCCGCGAGAAGCCCCGACTCACGGGGTCCAACCTCAGCTATCTGGCCGACATGTACCGGATGGGCGTTCAGATCGAACAGCGTGCGTTCGCGCGTCTCTCGATCCCGCTGTTCGCGTGGGGCGGCGGCATCGCTGTCCGCACCGAGGTGGAAGACGCGACGACGTGGGACCGCGAAACGTTGGTCGAGGACACCGCGTTCGTCTGGGCAGCCTTCCGGGAACTCGACGTGACGTTCGCGCTGTCGGACGCGGTCTGCCGGAACGAGGCTCCTCCCTCGCTGTACGAGATCATTCAGCAGCGCCGCCGCTGGGCGGCCGGAAACCTTCAGGCGTCGGCGATGCTGCCGCTCCGGTACGAGCTGTTGACGAGGGTGCGCAACTACGCGTGGGCGCTCTCGCCGATCGTCACCCTGCTCGTCGTCCCGCTGTCGCTGTTGAGTGTGACGATCGCGTACAGCGGGCTGTTCTTCGCGGCGTCGATGGGGCTGGCGCTGTGTACGATCGGCTGGTTCCTCTTGGGCGTCGGCTACTACGGCGACAAGCACCACCAGTGGGCGATCGCGGTCCCGCTGGCCCCGCTGATCACCGTTATCCACTCTATGGGGACGGTCGCCGGAATCGTCAGCCCGCCGGAGACATTCCGAGTCACAACGAAAGTTGGAAGTGACTGAACCGGAGGAGGAACGGCTCTATCGGCGTCGAGCCACCCTCCACGTCGAGTCACGGAGGACGTCCGGAGAGCCCGGCCCGTCCGTCGAGCATCCCACCAGCCGACCGAAAACCGTCTATCGCCCATCGCGCAGCCGCGGTTCAAAAAACCCCGCTACGGCCTCGCCGACCTCCCCGGCGCGCCCCACAAAGAAGTGGTCGGACTCGAACGCGACCGTCTCTATCCCCAGTTCCTCCGCGCGCTCGACGACGGGCTTCCAGTCGGCCGTCGAGTCTCGGGTCGCATAACAGATTCGCGCGGGCACGCCGAGCCGGTCGACCTCCGCGAGCGCGCTCACGGCGTCGACGTCGGGATTCAGCCGCGCGGTCGGTGCGAGCGCGCAGACGCCGGCCAGTCCGGGGCGCGAGGCGGCCGCAACGAGCGCGACAGTTCCACCGAACGAGAACCCGAACAGCCCGACGGGGTCGTAGCGCTCGACCGCCCACGCGACCGCCTCGTCCGCGTCCGTGCTCTCGCCGTACCCCTCGTCCCAGTCGCCGTAATCGAACCGGAGGCAGTCGATCCCCCGATCGGTCAGGGCGTCGCTCACGGCGACCAGTCGCTCGCCGCCGCGGTGACCGCGCTGCTGCGGGTGCGGCGGACACGCGACGACGATGCGGTCCGACCGGCTCCCGTCGCTCGCAGCGGTATCGAGGCTGGCGCGCACGTCACGGCCGCCGGGGATGAGAACGGTGTCGGTCACGGATGTGCTGGGACGGCCTCCGCTCTCAGGGGACCTGCGTCAC is drawn from Halorubrum sp. BV1 and contains these coding sequences:
- a CDS encoding putative sulfate/molybdate transporter, with protein sequence MFEPVTQRHHEIRFDRQSVTGAIGDSITVVPLVVALALLTDVSLPHVLVAFGVFQVVWGVRYGLPVSVEPMKALAALAIAGALTYAELALAGLALGVLLLAIGLTGTLARVERWIGEPVIRGVQFAVGLILLQTGVDLALGDPVLALSGVAIAAAAALAGHRKASALSVAVAGVAVALAAAGVPTPRLPGAPPLPALGAAVTRSTIDGVFAQLAMTIGNAALATSLLFADLFDADVTADELSTSMGVTNLLAVPMGGIPMCHGCDGVAGKHAFGARTGGANVVLGAGYLVAALFATPALLAAFPVAMLGALLAIVAVSLARNVTDSGNLALSVGIGVVALATNLGVAFLLGVVMHLAWERVETERAA
- a CDS encoding transcription factor S; the protein is MQFCDDCGSMMVSVDGEMVCQNDDCGATTERDEELAAQFESTAEQTGDEVIETEEGANFEGKPTATDVVCEECGHGEAWYTIKQTGAADEPPTRFFKCKECGRRWRGYN
- a CDS encoding glycosyltransferase family 2 protein; translation: MNTERIALVAVTLALVVGGLATLFAPTVVSGPGSAPAQAATTTAVADGGLGSLFGIVLWGVTLLFGATALVWFVLTGIVGAGYEPPPNEYGLDEIQVRIMTVDAAEVVQDTVDSLPDGLDDVHVIAESDIDVTGATVHAVPEEFTCRAVRKGRAQEWARQALDCQTEFILYLDEDSIVESFDGLPDADVVQLREKPRLTGSNLSYLADMYRMGVQIEQRAFARLSIPLFAWGGGIAVRTEVEDATTWDRETLVEDTAFVWAAFRELDVTFALSDAVCRNEAPPSLYEIIQQRRRWAAGNLQASAMLPLRYELLTRVRNYAWALSPIVTLLVVPLSLLSVTIAYSGLFFAASMGLALCTIGWFLLGVGYYGDKHHQWAIAVPLAPLITVIHSMGTVAGIVSPPETFRVTTKVGSD
- a CDS encoding CocE/NonD family hydrolase, which produces MTDTVLIPGGRDVRASLDTAASDGSRSDRIVVACPPHPQQRGHRGGERLVAVSDALTDRGIDCLRFDYGDWDEGYGESTDADEAVAWAVERYDPVGLFGFSFGGTVALVAAASRPGLAGVCALAPTARLNPDVDAVSALAEVDRLGVPARICYATRDSTADWKPVVERAEELGIETVAFESDHFFVGRAGEVGEAVAGFFEPRLRDGR